In Vigna unguiculata cultivar IT97K-499-35 chromosome 3, ASM411807v1, whole genome shotgun sequence, a single genomic region encodes these proteins:
- the LOC114176675 gene encoding leucine-rich repeat extensin-like protein 6 has product MKTLLVYHPLLPLQCSNFISTTSKAFHQTIILFLQLQMENTLFLNFFLLLFLLLLRSNAAKGAISVGVGVGGRGGIGVGIGIGNGGSGGSNTPGSSVSNLNNAFTALQAWKSAITDDPLKILDTWVGPNVCSYKGVFCSNSQDDNGIATTASTESSVVAGIDLNHANLQGTLVKDLSLLSDITLFHLNTNRISGSVPESFRDLTSLRELDLSNNQLSGPFPTATLSMPSLVYLDLRYNNFSGQLPDELFNKKLDAIFLNNNNFVGEIPENLGNSPASVINLANNKLSGSIPFSFGFMGSRLKEILFLNNQLTGCIPQGVGIFTEMQVFDVSFNSLMGHLPDTMSCLQDIEVLNLANNKLSGELPDVVCSLRSLLNLTVAHNFFSGLSQGCSRLFNLGFDFSDNCIPGRNMQRPQPECSGIPGGSLNCLRIPAPKPLVCATLAATLSNHANSSYSSSP; this is encoded by the coding sequence ATGAAGACCCTATTAGTGTACCACCCTCTCCTCCCCCTTCAATGTAGCAACTTTATTTCGACAACCTCAAAAGCCTTTCATCAAACAATCATCCTGTTTCTTCAGCTCCAAATGGAGAACACCTTGTTCCTCaattttttccttcttcttttcctCCTCCTGCTCCGTTCAAATGCAGCAAAAGGGGCCATTAGTGTGGGTGTGGGTGTTGGTGGAAGAGGTGGCATAGGTGTTGGCATTGGTATTGGCAATGGGGGTAGTGGTGGCAGTAACACCCCAGGATCCTCGGTGTCGAACCTCAACAATGCTTTCACGGCCCTCCAAGCTTGGAAATCTGCCATCACCGATGACCCTTTGAAGATTTTGGACACTTGGGTTGGTCCCAATGTGTGTTCCTACAAAGGTGTCTTCTGCTCGAATTCCCAGGACGACAATGGAATTGCGACAACAGCATCGACCGAGTCCTCTGTTGTTGCCGGAATAGATCTCAACCATGCAAATCTCCAAGGGACTCTCGTCAAAGACCTCTCTTTGCTATCAGATATCACTCTTTTCCATCTCAACACCAACAGAATTTCTGGTTCAGTTCCCGAGTCTTTCAGAGACCTCACTTCCCTCCGAGAGCTGGACCTCAGCAACAACCAACTCTCGGGACCTTTTCCCACCGCCACTCTATCCATGCCAAGCCTCGTCTACTTGGACCTCAGATACAACAACTTCTCAGGGCAACTTCCCGATGAACTCTTCAACAAGAAACTCGATGCAATATTCctcaacaacaacaattttGTGGGTGAAATTCCAGAGAATCTCGGAAACTCACCCGCCTCCGTCATCAACTTGGCCAACAACAAGTTGAGCGGAAGCATCCCTTTTAGCTTTGGCTTCATGGGTTCAAGACTGAAGGAGATTCTCTTCCTTAACAACCAGTTAACAGGTTGCATTCCTCAGGGTGTAGGGATCTTCACCGAGATGCAAGTGTTTGATGTGAGTTTCAACTCTCTGATGGGCCATTTGCCTGACACAATGAGTTGCTTGCAGGATATAGAGGTTCTAAATTTGGCAAATAACAAGCTTTCAGGGGAATTACCTGATGTGGTGTGCTCCTTGAGAAGCCTACTGAATCTAACTGTTGCTCACAATTTCTTCTCTGGGCTGAGCCAGGGATGCTCAAGGCTATTCAATCTGGGGTTTGATTTCTCGGATAACTGTATCCCTGGAAGGAATATGCAGAGACCACAACCAGAGTGTTCTGGGATCCCTGGGGGTAGTCTCAATTGTCTTAGAATCCCTGCTCCAAAGCCTCTTGTTTGTGCAACTCTGGCTGCAACTTTGTCCAACCACGCAAATTCATCTTACTCTTCTTCTCCCTGA
- the LOC114176518 gene encoding uncharacterized protein LOC114176518: protein MDPCPFVRLIVESLALKLPSPTKPPPLSGVHPSTTPCFCKIRTNTFPTHTALLPLSASASTPDTTTSTPAFHLDPAALRRLSGKPLSLVLSVYNGPMGRSCWVRGAKLLGRVHLTINLSTALSHSNTFHSGWFNLAGPHSTNKPSAQLHLVVRSEPDPRFVFQFGGEPECSPVVFQIQGNIRQPVFSCKFSADRNYRSRSLPSDFRSNGSTGDRERQGKERKGWMIMIHDLSGSPVAAASMVTPFVPSPGSDRVSRSNPGAWLILRPNGASVSSWKPWGRLEAWRERGPVDGLGYKVELFSDSGPANRIPIAEGTMSVKKGGHFCIDYKVMKDAGLGWRLPVAEGFVMGSTVDGEGKVSKPVVEVGAQHITCMPDAALFIALSAAIDLSMDACTLFSHKLRKELCHHQQNSLS, encoded by the exons ATGGATCCTTGTCCCTTCGTGCGTCTCATAGTGGAATCTCTGGCTCTCAAACTTCCCTCTCCAACAAAACCCCCTCCACTCTCCGGGGTGCACCCCTCCACCACCCCTTGCTTCTGCAAAATCCGCACCAACACCTTCCCCACCCACACGGCCCTCCTCCCTCTCTCCGCCTCCGCCTCCACCCCCGacaccaccacctccacccCGGCTTTCCACCTCGACCCCGCCGCCCTCCGCCGCCTCTCCGGGAAGCCTCTCAGCCTCGTCCTCTCCGTCTACAACGGCCCAATGGGCCGCTCCTGCTGGGTGCGCGGCGCCAAGCTGTTGGGCCGGGTTCATCTCACCATTAACCTCTCCACTGCCCTCTCTCACTCCAACACCTTCCACAGCGGCTGGTTCAACCTCGCTGGGCCCCACAGCACAAACAAACCATCGGCCCAGCTTCACCTCGTCGTTCGCTCCGAACCGGATCCCCGGTTCGTCTTTCAATTCGGAGGCGAACCGGAGTGCAGCCCGGTTGTTTTCCAGATTCAGGGGAATATACGACAACCCGTTTTCAGTTGCAAGTTCAGCGCCGATCGCAACTACAGATCCCG GTCTCTTCCGTCAGATTTCAGAAGCAATGGCTCAACAGGTGACAGAGAGCGTCAAGGGAAGGAGAGAAAGGGTTGGATGATAATGATCCACGATCTCTCAGGCTCACCCGTTGCTGCAGCATCAATGGTGACACCGTTTGTCCCATCCCCTGGCTCAGATCGCGTGTCTCGTTCAAACCCCGGAGCCTGGCTCATCCTCCGCCCCAACGGAGCCTCCGTGAGTAGCTGGAAGCCATGGGGTCGTCTGGAGGCGTGGCGAGAAAGAGGCCCTGTGGATGGGTTGGGCTACAAGGTTGAGCTTTTCTCTGACAGTGGACCAGCCAACAGAATACCCATCGCTGAAGGCACAATGAGTGTGAAAAAGGGTGGCCATTTCTGCATCGATTACAAGGTCATGAAGGATGCAGGGTTGGGTTGGCGGTTGCCGGTGGCAGAAGGGTTCGTCATGGGTTCAACCGTCGACGGTGAAGGCAAAGTTAGCAAGCCCGTTGTTGAGGTTGGTGCACAGCATATCACGTGCATGCCTGATGCTGCTCTCTTCATTGCGCTCTCTGCTGCAATCGATCTCAGCATGGATGCATGCACGCTTTTCTCCCATAAACTTAGAAAGGAGCTTTGCCACCATCAACAAAATTCCCTATCATAG
- the LOC114175016 gene encoding derlin-1, whose protein sequence is MSSPADFYHSLPPITKAYGTVCVLATAAYHLGLYKPIHIALLYEQVFYGFQVWRLFTNLFFLGPFSINFGIRLLMILRYGVQLEKGPFDRRTSDFLWMMIFGSFALLVLSAIPFLWSPFLGVPLVFMLLYVWSREFPNAQINIYGLVALKAFYLPWAMLALDVIFGSPLIPDLLGIIAGHLYYFLTVLHPLAGGKNILKTPMWVRKLVGRWRIGMQPISRSQAAASNPQQESGSGVAFRGRSYRLGG, encoded by the exons ATGTCTTCTCCCGCTGA TTTTTATCACTCTCTTCCGCCAATAACCAAGGCATATGGCACTGTTTGCGTGTTGGCTACTGCCGCTTACCATCTTGGATTATATAAGCCAATTCATATTGCACTATTGTACGAACAAGTGTTCTACGGTTTTCAG GTCTGGAGGTTATTCACAAACTTATTTTTCCTTGGACCATTTTCTATCAATTTTGGGATCCGTCTCTTGATGat ATTAAGGTACGGTGTCCAACTTGAGAAGGGACCATTTGACAGACGGACTTCTGATTTCTTGTGGATGATGATATTTGGTTCGTTTGCGCTATTA GTTTTGTCTGCTATCCCTTTTTTGTGGTCTCCATTTTTGGGAGTACCACTTGTTTTTATGCTCCTTTATGTTTGGAGTAGAGAATTTCCGAATGCTCAAATCAACATATATGGGCTTGTTGCTCTTAAG GCCTTCTATCTTCCATGGGCAATGCTTGCTTTAGATGTCATTTTTGGCTCGCCTCTTATACCTGACCTCTTAGGTATCATCGCAGGACATCTATACTACTTTTTGACGGTGTTGCATCCACTAGCAGGTGGAAAGAACATTTTGAAGACTCCAATGTGGGT ACGTAAATTGGTTGGAAGGTGGAGAATTGGAATGCAACCGATTAGCCGTTCGCAGGCTGCTGCTAGTAACCCTCAGCAAGAGAGTGGCTCCGGAGTTGCTTTCAGGGGAAGATCCTATCGACTTGGTGGATAG